In Mustela nigripes isolate SB6536 chromosome 10, MUSNIG.SB6536, whole genome shotgun sequence, one DNA window encodes the following:
- the PRG4 gene encoding proteoglycan 4 isoform X2 yields MEWKILPIYLLLLSVFLIQQVSSQDLPSCAGRCGEGYSRDATCNCDYNCQHYMECCPDFKKVCTVELSCKGRCFESFARGRECDCDSDCKTYGKCCPDYENFCGKVTVDKKEKTPKKKPTLEPPVVNEAGSGLDSGDLKLTPTPDTPTTQSHKVTTSPKITTGKPISPKPSLPPSSDPSKETPSKPNKETRAETKEISLTKKETSSGTKEKTVSTKETRSAEKTPAEDFVSTSKAPVKSTPKAETTTKSPVPTTTTEPTPTTTKEPEPTTTKEPTSTTTKEPEPTTPKKPAPTTLKEPAPTTTKEPAPSTPKEPAPTTTKEPVPTAPKEPVPTTTKEPEPTTTKDEPTTTKEPEPTTPKKPAPATPKEPAPTTTKEPAPTTLKEPVPTTTKEPEPTTPKEPAPTTPKEPAPTTPKEPAPTTTKEPEPTTTKKPTPTTPKDPVPTAPKEPAPTTTKEPAPTAPKEPAPTTTKEPAPTTPKEPTTTTPKEPEPTTIKEPAPTAPKESGPTTTKEPTPITSNKPAPTTPKEPAPTVPKEPAPTTPKKPAPTAPKEPAPTMPKKPVPTTPKEPAPTAPKEPAPTTPKKPAPALLETPAPTISEASTTTTTMEPPPTTPKNPAESTPAEPTPKPPENSPKEPVVPVTKAPEVTKPEMTTPKDKTEKDTRTKPEITSAVPKITTQETGIPTEETTESQTSTTTQVTPITSSKSTPRATPPAPKEMTTTKKTTTMEETVNKPEETTAVPKDTTTKSEVSTSKPRKPTKAPKRPTSTKKPKTVPKGRKPKTTATPPKMTTSTMPTLHPTSSEEAMLQTTTSPNQGLKSEIVEVNPNKDADTAGEKPHMIPRPSALTPILTPGTGTVVRGSNQDIAINPMLSDETNLCNGKPVDGLTTLRNGTLVAFRGHYFWMLSPFNPPSPPRKITEVWGIPSPIDTVFTRCNCEGKTFFFKDSQYWRFTNDRKDPGYPKQIVKGFGGLNGKIVAALSIAKHKDRPESVYFFKRGGSVQQYIYKQEPIRKCPGRRPAINYPVYGETTQVRRRRFERAIGPSQTHTIRIHYSPIRVSYQEKGFLHNEVKMSLQWRGFPNVVTSAIALPNIRRPDGYDYYAFSRNQYYNVDEPSRTARVITTRSGRSLSNVWYNCP; encoded by the exons ATGGAGTGGAAAATACTTCCCATATACTTGCTGctactttctgttttcttgattcAGCAAGTTTCTTCTCAAG ATTTACCGAGCTGTGCAGGGAGATGTGGGGAAGGGTATTCTAGAGACGCCACCTGCAACTGTGATTATAACTGCCAACACTACATGGAGTGCTGCCCTGACTTCAAGAAAGTCTGCACCGTGG AGCTTTCCTGTAAAGGCCGCTGCTTCGAGTCCTTCGCAAGAGGGAGGGAGTGTGACTGCGACTCAGATTGTAAGACATATGGCAAGTGCTGTCCTGATTATGAGAATTTTTGTGGAAAAG taacagttgacaagaaggaaaaaactcCTAAAAAGAAACCTACCCTAGAACCACCGGTTGTAAATGAAGCTGGAAGCGGACTGGATAGCGGGGACCTCAAGCTCACCCCAACTCCTGACACTCCTACTACCCAAAGCCATAAAGTTACCACATCTCCCAAGATTACAACAGGCAAACCAATAAGTCCTAAACCCAGTCTTCCACCTAGTTCTGATCCATCCAAAGAGACACCTTCAAAACCTAATAAAGAGACAAGAGCTGAAACTAAAGAgatttctttaacaaaaaaagaaacttcaagtGGAACAAAAGAGAAGACTGTTTCAACTAAAGAGACACGAAGTGCAGAGAAAACACCTGCTGAAGATTTTGTATCCACATCCAAAGCTCCTGTTAAATCTACACCCAAAGCTGAAACTACAACCAAATCCCCTGTTCCCACCACGACCACGGAGCCTACACCCACTACCACCAAGGAGCCTGAACCCACTACCACCAAGGAGCCCACATCCACCACCACCAAGGAGCCTGAACCCACCACCCCTAAGAAGCCTGCACCCACCACTCTTAAGGAGCCTGCACCTACCACCACCAAAGAACCTGCACCTTCTACCCCCAAGGAGCCTGCACCCACTACCACCAAAGAGCCTGTACCCACAGCCCCCAAGGAGCCTGTACCCACTACCACCAAGGAGCCTGaacccaccaccaccaaggatgaacccaccaccaccaaggaGCCTGAACCCACCACCCCTAAAAAGCCTGCACCTGCTACTCCTAAGGAGCCTGCACCCACTACCACCAAAGAGCCTGCACCTACCACTCTCAAGGAGCCTGTACCCACTACCACCAAGGAGCCTGAACCTACCACCCCCAAGGAGCCTGCACCCACCACCCCCAAGGAGCCTGCACCCACCACCCCCAAGGAGCCTGCACCCACTACCACCAAGGAGCCTGAACCTACCACCACCAAGAAGCCAACACCCACTACCCCTAAGGATCCTGTACCCACAGCCCCCAAAGAGCCTGCACCCACTACCACCAAAGAGCCTGCACCAACAGCCCCCAAGGAGCCTGCACCCACTACCACCAAAGAGCCTGCACCCACCACGCCCAAGGAGCCTACAACTACCACTCCTAAGGAGCCTGAGCCCACTACCATCAAAGAGCCTGCACCCACAGCTCCCAAGGAATCTGGACCCAccaccaccaaggagccaacacccaTCACCTCTAATAAGCCTGCACCTACCACTCCTAAGGAGCCTGCACCCACGGTCCCCAAAGAGCCTGCACCCACCACCCCCAAGAAGCCTGCACCCACTGCCCCCAAAGAGCCTGCACCCACCATGCCCAAGAAGCCTGTACCCACTACCCCCAAGGAGCCTGCACCCACCGCCCCCAAGGAGCCTGCACCCACCACCCCCAAGAAGCCTGCTCCAGCTCTTCTTGAGACACCTGCTCCAACCATCTCAGAGGCCTCTACTACAACCACCACCATGGAGCCTCCTCCTACTACTCCCAAGAACCCTGCTGAATCAACGCCTGCAGAACCCACACCAAAGCCTCCTGAGAACAGTCCCAAGGAACCTGTTGTACCTGTAACCAAGGCTCCTGAAGTGACCAAACCTGAAATGACAACAcctaaagacaaaacagaaaaagacacacGTACAAAACCTGAAATTACAAGTGCTGTACCTAAGATTACAACCCAAGAGACAGGAATTCCAACAGAAGAGACCACTGAGTCCCAAACAAGTACAACCACACAAGTAACTCCTATCACATCATCCAAAAGTACTCCTAGAGCAACACCTCCTGCACCCAAAGAAATGActacaacaaaaaagacaactaCAATGGAAGAGACTGTGAATAAACCTGAAGAAACCACAGCTGTGCCCAAAGATACAACCACGAAATCTGAAGTGTCAACTTCCAAACCCCGAAAGCCAACCAAAGCACCAAAAAGGCCTACTTCTaccaaaaagccaaaaacagTACCGAAAGGGAGAAAACCAAAGACTACAGCAACTCCCCCAAAGATGACTACATCAACAATGCCTACATTACACCCTACCTCTTCAGAGGAAGCCATGCTCCAAACTACCACCAGCCCCAACCAGGGACTTAAATCAGAAATAGTTGAAGTAAATCCAAATAAAGATGCAGATACTGCTGGAGAAAAACCTCACATGATCCCCAGGCCCTCTGCGTTAACCCCTATATTGACCCCAGGTACTGGTACCGTGGTGAGAGGATCCAATCAAGACATCGCCATCAATCCCATGCTTTCAG ATGAGACTAATTTATGCAACGGTAAGCCAGTAGATGGACTGACTACTCTGCGCAATGGAACATTGGTTGCATTTCGAG GTCATTATTTCTGGATGCTGAGTCCATTCAATCCACCATCTCCACCTCGTAAAATTACTGAAGTTTGGGGTATTCCTTCTCCCATTGATACTGTTTTTACTCGATGCAACTGTGAAGGAAAAACTTTCTTCTTTAAG GATTCCCAATACTGGCGTTTCACCAATGACAGAAAAGATCCTGGGTACCCCAAACAAATTGTAAAAGGATTTGGAGGACTAAATGGAAAAATAGTGGCAGCACTCTCAATAGCTAAACACAAGGACAGACCTGAATCTGTGTATTTTTTCAAGAGAG GTGGCAGTGTTCAGCAGTATATTTATAAACAGGAGCCCATCAGAAAGTGCCCTGGAAGAAGGCCTGCTATCAATTATCCAGTGTATGGAGAAACAACACAGGTTAGGAGACGTCGCTTTGAACGTGCCATAGGACCTTCTCAAACACACACCATCAGAATTCACTATTCACCCATCAGAGTCTCTTATCAAGAAAAAG GTTTCCTCcataatgaagttaaaatgagttTACAGTGGAGAGGATTTCCAAATGTGGTTACTTCAGCTATAGCACTGCCTAACATCAGAAGACCTGATGGCTATGATTACTATGCCTTTTCTAGGA ATCAATACTATAACGTCGATGAACCCAGTAGAACAGCAAGAGTCATTACCACTCGTTCTGGGCGGAGCTTATCCAATGTTTGGTACAACTGTCCTTAG
- the PRG4 gene encoding proteoglycan 4 isoform X1, with protein MEWKILPIYLLLLSVFLIQQVSSQDLPSCAGRCGEGYSRDATCNCDYNCQHYMECCPDFKKVCTVELSCKGRCFESFARGRECDCDSDCKTYGKCCPDYENFCGKVHNPPSPSSKTAPPPLGATQTIKSTSKRSPKAPNKKKTKKVIESEEITEEHSVSENQESSSSSSSSSTIRKIKSSKNSAANKELKKKPKVTVDKKEKTPKKKPTLEPPVVNEAGSGLDSGDLKLTPTPDTPTTQSHKVTTSPKITTGKPISPKPSLPPSSDPSKETPSKPNKETRAETKEISLTKKETSSGTKEKTVSTKETRSAEKTPAEDFVSTSKAPVKSTPKAETTTKSPVPTTTTEPTPTTTKEPEPTTTKEPTSTTTKEPEPTTPKKPAPTTLKEPAPTTTKEPAPSTPKEPAPTTTKEPVPTAPKEPVPTTTKEPEPTTTKDEPTTTKEPEPTTPKKPAPATPKEPAPTTTKEPAPTTLKEPVPTTTKEPEPTTPKEPAPTTPKEPAPTTPKEPAPTTTKEPEPTTTKKPTPTTPKDPVPTAPKEPAPTTTKEPAPTAPKEPAPTTTKEPAPTTPKEPTTTTPKEPEPTTIKEPAPTAPKESGPTTTKEPTPITSNKPAPTTPKEPAPTVPKEPAPTTPKKPAPTAPKEPAPTMPKKPVPTTPKEPAPTAPKEPAPTTPKKPAPALLETPAPTISEASTTTTTMEPPPTTPKNPAESTPAEPTPKPPENSPKEPVVPVTKAPEVTKPEMTTPKDKTEKDTRTKPEITSAVPKITTQETGIPTEETTESQTSTTTQVTPITSSKSTPRATPPAPKEMTTTKKTTTMEETVNKPEETTAVPKDTTTKSEVSTSKPRKPTKAPKRPTSTKKPKTVPKGRKPKTTATPPKMTTSTMPTLHPTSSEEAMLQTTTSPNQGLKSEIVEVNPNKDADTAGEKPHMIPRPSALTPILTPGTGTVVRGSNQDIAINPMLSDETNLCNGKPVDGLTTLRNGTLVAFRGHYFWMLSPFNPPSPPRKITEVWGIPSPIDTVFTRCNCEGKTFFFKDSQYWRFTNDRKDPGYPKQIVKGFGGLNGKIVAALSIAKHKDRPESVYFFKRGGSVQQYIYKQEPIRKCPGRRPAINYPVYGETTQVRRRRFERAIGPSQTHTIRIHYSPIRVSYQEKGFLHNEVKMSLQWRGFPNVVTSAIALPNIRRPDGYDYYAFSRNQYYNVDEPSRTARVITTRSGRSLSNVWYNCP; from the exons ATGGAGTGGAAAATACTTCCCATATACTTGCTGctactttctgttttcttgattcAGCAAGTTTCTTCTCAAG ATTTACCGAGCTGTGCAGGGAGATGTGGGGAAGGGTATTCTAGAGACGCCACCTGCAACTGTGATTATAACTGCCAACACTACATGGAGTGCTGCCCTGACTTCAAGAAAGTCTGCACCGTGG AGCTTTCCTGTAAAGGCCGCTGCTTCGAGTCCTTCGCAAGAGGGAGGGAGTGTGACTGCGACTCAGATTGTAAGACATATGGCAAGTGCTGTCCTGATTATGAGAATTTTTGTGGAAAAG TGCATAATCCCCCATCACCATCTTCAAAGACTGCACCTCCACCTCTGGGAGCAACTCAAACCATCAAATCAACATCCAAACGTTCACCCAAAGCACCAAACAAGAAGAAGACTAAGAAAGTGATAGAGTCAGAGGAAATAACAGAAG aacattctgtttctgaaaatcaagagtcttcctcctcttcttcttcctcttcaactATTCGGAAAATCAAGTCTTCCAAAAATTCAGCTGctaataaagaattaaagaagaaaccCAAAG taacagttgacaagaaggaaaaaactcCTAAAAAGAAACCTACCCTAGAACCACCGGTTGTAAATGAAGCTGGAAGCGGACTGGATAGCGGGGACCTCAAGCTCACCCCAACTCCTGACACTCCTACTACCCAAAGCCATAAAGTTACCACATCTCCCAAGATTACAACAGGCAAACCAATAAGTCCTAAACCCAGTCTTCCACCTAGTTCTGATCCATCCAAAGAGACACCTTCAAAACCTAATAAAGAGACAAGAGCTGAAACTAAAGAgatttctttaacaaaaaaagaaacttcaagtGGAACAAAAGAGAAGACTGTTTCAACTAAAGAGACACGAAGTGCAGAGAAAACACCTGCTGAAGATTTTGTATCCACATCCAAAGCTCCTGTTAAATCTACACCCAAAGCTGAAACTACAACCAAATCCCCTGTTCCCACCACGACCACGGAGCCTACACCCACTACCACCAAGGAGCCTGAACCCACTACCACCAAGGAGCCCACATCCACCACCACCAAGGAGCCTGAACCCACCACCCCTAAGAAGCCTGCACCCACCACTCTTAAGGAGCCTGCACCTACCACCACCAAAGAACCTGCACCTTCTACCCCCAAGGAGCCTGCACCCACTACCACCAAAGAGCCTGTACCCACAGCCCCCAAGGAGCCTGTACCCACTACCACCAAGGAGCCTGaacccaccaccaccaaggatgaacccaccaccaccaaggaGCCTGAACCCACCACCCCTAAAAAGCCTGCACCTGCTACTCCTAAGGAGCCTGCACCCACTACCACCAAAGAGCCTGCACCTACCACTCTCAAGGAGCCTGTACCCACTACCACCAAGGAGCCTGAACCTACCACCCCCAAGGAGCCTGCACCCACCACCCCCAAGGAGCCTGCACCCACCACCCCCAAGGAGCCTGCACCCACTACCACCAAGGAGCCTGAACCTACCACCACCAAGAAGCCAACACCCACTACCCCTAAGGATCCTGTACCCACAGCCCCCAAAGAGCCTGCACCCACTACCACCAAAGAGCCTGCACCAACAGCCCCCAAGGAGCCTGCACCCACTACCACCAAAGAGCCTGCACCCACCACGCCCAAGGAGCCTACAACTACCACTCCTAAGGAGCCTGAGCCCACTACCATCAAAGAGCCTGCACCCACAGCTCCCAAGGAATCTGGACCCAccaccaccaaggagccaacacccaTCACCTCTAATAAGCCTGCACCTACCACTCCTAAGGAGCCTGCACCCACGGTCCCCAAAGAGCCTGCACCCACCACCCCCAAGAAGCCTGCACCCACTGCCCCCAAAGAGCCTGCACCCACCATGCCCAAGAAGCCTGTACCCACTACCCCCAAGGAGCCTGCACCCACCGCCCCCAAGGAGCCTGCACCCACCACCCCCAAGAAGCCTGCTCCAGCTCTTCTTGAGACACCTGCTCCAACCATCTCAGAGGCCTCTACTACAACCACCACCATGGAGCCTCCTCCTACTACTCCCAAGAACCCTGCTGAATCAACGCCTGCAGAACCCACACCAAAGCCTCCTGAGAACAGTCCCAAGGAACCTGTTGTACCTGTAACCAAGGCTCCTGAAGTGACCAAACCTGAAATGACAACAcctaaagacaaaacagaaaaagacacacGTACAAAACCTGAAATTACAAGTGCTGTACCTAAGATTACAACCCAAGAGACAGGAATTCCAACAGAAGAGACCACTGAGTCCCAAACAAGTACAACCACACAAGTAACTCCTATCACATCATCCAAAAGTACTCCTAGAGCAACACCTCCTGCACCCAAAGAAATGActacaacaaaaaagacaactaCAATGGAAGAGACTGTGAATAAACCTGAAGAAACCACAGCTGTGCCCAAAGATACAACCACGAAATCTGAAGTGTCAACTTCCAAACCCCGAAAGCCAACCAAAGCACCAAAAAGGCCTACTTCTaccaaaaagccaaaaacagTACCGAAAGGGAGAAAACCAAAGACTACAGCAACTCCCCCAAAGATGACTACATCAACAATGCCTACATTACACCCTACCTCTTCAGAGGAAGCCATGCTCCAAACTACCACCAGCCCCAACCAGGGACTTAAATCAGAAATAGTTGAAGTAAATCCAAATAAAGATGCAGATACTGCTGGAGAAAAACCTCACATGATCCCCAGGCCCTCTGCGTTAACCCCTATATTGACCCCAGGTACTGGTACCGTGGTGAGAGGATCCAATCAAGACATCGCCATCAATCCCATGCTTTCAG ATGAGACTAATTTATGCAACGGTAAGCCAGTAGATGGACTGACTACTCTGCGCAATGGAACATTGGTTGCATTTCGAG GTCATTATTTCTGGATGCTGAGTCCATTCAATCCACCATCTCCACCTCGTAAAATTACTGAAGTTTGGGGTATTCCTTCTCCCATTGATACTGTTTTTACTCGATGCAACTGTGAAGGAAAAACTTTCTTCTTTAAG GATTCCCAATACTGGCGTTTCACCAATGACAGAAAAGATCCTGGGTACCCCAAACAAATTGTAAAAGGATTTGGAGGACTAAATGGAAAAATAGTGGCAGCACTCTCAATAGCTAAACACAAGGACAGACCTGAATCTGTGTATTTTTTCAAGAGAG GTGGCAGTGTTCAGCAGTATATTTATAAACAGGAGCCCATCAGAAAGTGCCCTGGAAGAAGGCCTGCTATCAATTATCCAGTGTATGGAGAAACAACACAGGTTAGGAGACGTCGCTTTGAACGTGCCATAGGACCTTCTCAAACACACACCATCAGAATTCACTATTCACCCATCAGAGTCTCTTATCAAGAAAAAG GTTTCCTCcataatgaagttaaaatgagttTACAGTGGAGAGGATTTCCAAATGTGGTTACTTCAGCTATAGCACTGCCTAACATCAGAAGACCTGATGGCTATGATTACTATGCCTTTTCTAGGA ATCAATACTATAACGTCGATGAACCCAGTAGAACAGCAAGAGTCATTACCACTCGTTCTGGGCGGAGCTTATCCAATGTTTGGTACAACTGTCCTTAG
- the PRG4 gene encoding proteoglycan 4 isoform X3: MLIHLSCLASVHNPPSPSSKTAPPPLGATQTIKSTSKRSPKAPNKKKTKKVIESEEITEEHSVSENQESSSSSSSSSTIRKIKSSKNSAANKELKKKPKVTVDKKEKTPKKKPTLEPPVVNEAGSGLDSGDLKLTPTPDTPTTQSHKVTTSPKITTGKPISPKPSLPPSSDPSKETPSKPNKETRAETKEISLTKKETSSGTKEKTVSTKETRSAEKTPAEDFVSTSKAPVKSTPKAETTTKSPVPTTTTEPTPTTTKEPEPTTTKEPTSTTTKEPEPTTPKKPAPTTLKEPAPTTTKEPAPSTPKEPAPTTTKEPVPTAPKEPVPTTTKEPEPTTTKDEPTTTKEPEPTTPKKPAPATPKEPAPTTTKEPAPTTLKEPVPTTTKEPEPTTPKEPAPTTPKEPAPTTPKEPAPTTTKEPEPTTTKKPTPTTPKDPVPTAPKEPAPTTTKEPAPTAPKEPAPTTTKEPAPTTPKEPTTTTPKEPEPTTIKEPAPTAPKESGPTTTKEPTPITSNKPAPTTPKEPAPTVPKEPAPTTPKKPAPTAPKEPAPTMPKKPVPTTPKEPAPTAPKEPAPTTPKKPAPALLETPAPTISEASTTTTTMEPPPTTPKNPAESTPAEPTPKPPENSPKEPVVPVTKAPEVTKPEMTTPKDKTEKDTRTKPEITSAVPKITTQETGIPTEETTESQTSTTTQVTPITSSKSTPRATPPAPKEMTTTKKTTTMEETVNKPEETTAVPKDTTTKSEVSTSKPRKPTKAPKRPTSTKKPKTVPKGRKPKTTATPPKMTTSTMPTLHPTSSEEAMLQTTTSPNQGLKSEIVEVNPNKDADTAGEKPHMIPRPSALTPILTPGTGTVVRGSNQDIAINPMLSDETNLCNGKPVDGLTTLRNGTLVAFRGHYFWMLSPFNPPSPPRKITEVWGIPSPIDTVFTRCNCEGKTFFFKDSQYWRFTNDRKDPGYPKQIVKGFGGLNGKIVAALSIAKHKDRPESVYFFKRGGSVQQYIYKQEPIRKCPGRRPAINYPVYGETTQVRRRRFERAIGPSQTHTIRIHYSPIRVSYQEKGFLHNEVKMSLQWRGFPNVVTSAIALPNIRRPDGYDYYAFSRNQYYNVDEPSRTARVITTRSGRSLSNVWYNCP, encoded by the exons ATGTTAATCCACCTGTCTTGCTTGGCCTCAGTGCATAATCCCCCATCACCATCTTCAAAGACTGCACCTCCACCTCTGGGAGCAACTCAAACCATCAAATCAACATCCAAACGTTCACCCAAAGCACCAAACAAGAAGAAGACTAAGAAAGTGATAGAGTCAGAGGAAATAACAGAAG aacattctgtttctgaaaatcaagagtcttcctcctcttcttcttcctcttcaactATTCGGAAAATCAAGTCTTCCAAAAATTCAGCTGctaataaagaattaaagaagaaaccCAAAG taacagttgacaagaaggaaaaaactcCTAAAAAGAAACCTACCCTAGAACCACCGGTTGTAAATGAAGCTGGAAGCGGACTGGATAGCGGGGACCTCAAGCTCACCCCAACTCCTGACACTCCTACTACCCAAAGCCATAAAGTTACCACATCTCCCAAGATTACAACAGGCAAACCAATAAGTCCTAAACCCAGTCTTCCACCTAGTTCTGATCCATCCAAAGAGACACCTTCAAAACCTAATAAAGAGACAAGAGCTGAAACTAAAGAgatttctttaacaaaaaaagaaacttcaagtGGAACAAAAGAGAAGACTGTTTCAACTAAAGAGACACGAAGTGCAGAGAAAACACCTGCTGAAGATTTTGTATCCACATCCAAAGCTCCTGTTAAATCTACACCCAAAGCTGAAACTACAACCAAATCCCCTGTTCCCACCACGACCACGGAGCCTACACCCACTACCACCAAGGAGCCTGAACCCACTACCACCAAGGAGCCCACATCCACCACCACCAAGGAGCCTGAACCCACCACCCCTAAGAAGCCTGCACCCACCACTCTTAAGGAGCCTGCACCTACCACCACCAAAGAACCTGCACCTTCTACCCCCAAGGAGCCTGCACCCACTACCACCAAAGAGCCTGTACCCACAGCCCCCAAGGAGCCTGTACCCACTACCACCAAGGAGCCTGaacccaccaccaccaaggatgaacccaccaccaccaaggaGCCTGAACCCACCACCCCTAAAAAGCCTGCACCTGCTACTCCTAAGGAGCCTGCACCCACTACCACCAAAGAGCCTGCACCTACCACTCTCAAGGAGCCTGTACCCACTACCACCAAGGAGCCTGAACCTACCACCCCCAAGGAGCCTGCACCCACCACCCCCAAGGAGCCTGCACCCACCACCCCCAAGGAGCCTGCACCCACTACCACCAAGGAGCCTGAACCTACCACCACCAAGAAGCCAACACCCACTACCCCTAAGGATCCTGTACCCACAGCCCCCAAAGAGCCTGCACCCACTACCACCAAAGAGCCTGCACCAACAGCCCCCAAGGAGCCTGCACCCACTACCACCAAAGAGCCTGCACCCACCACGCCCAAGGAGCCTACAACTACCACTCCTAAGGAGCCTGAGCCCACTACCATCAAAGAGCCTGCACCCACAGCTCCCAAGGAATCTGGACCCAccaccaccaaggagccaacacccaTCACCTCTAATAAGCCTGCACCTACCACTCCTAAGGAGCCTGCACCCACGGTCCCCAAAGAGCCTGCACCCACCACCCCCAAGAAGCCTGCACCCACTGCCCCCAAAGAGCCTGCACCCACCATGCCCAAGAAGCCTGTACCCACTACCCCCAAGGAGCCTGCACCCACCGCCCCCAAGGAGCCTGCACCCACCACCCCCAAGAAGCCTGCTCCAGCTCTTCTTGAGACACCTGCTCCAACCATCTCAGAGGCCTCTACTACAACCACCACCATGGAGCCTCCTCCTACTACTCCCAAGAACCCTGCTGAATCAACGCCTGCAGAACCCACACCAAAGCCTCCTGAGAACAGTCCCAAGGAACCTGTTGTACCTGTAACCAAGGCTCCTGAAGTGACCAAACCTGAAATGACAACAcctaaagacaaaacagaaaaagacacacGTACAAAACCTGAAATTACAAGTGCTGTACCTAAGATTACAACCCAAGAGACAGGAATTCCAACAGAAGAGACCACTGAGTCCCAAACAAGTACAACCACACAAGTAACTCCTATCACATCATCCAAAAGTACTCCTAGAGCAACACCTCCTGCACCCAAAGAAATGActacaacaaaaaagacaactaCAATGGAAGAGACTGTGAATAAACCTGAAGAAACCACAGCTGTGCCCAAAGATACAACCACGAAATCTGAAGTGTCAACTTCCAAACCCCGAAAGCCAACCAAAGCACCAAAAAGGCCTACTTCTaccaaaaagccaaaaacagTACCGAAAGGGAGAAAACCAAAGACTACAGCAACTCCCCCAAAGATGACTACATCAACAATGCCTACATTACACCCTACCTCTTCAGAGGAAGCCATGCTCCAAACTACCACCAGCCCCAACCAGGGACTTAAATCAGAAATAGTTGAAGTAAATCCAAATAAAGATGCAGATACTGCTGGAGAAAAACCTCACATGATCCCCAGGCCCTCTGCGTTAACCCCTATATTGACCCCAGGTACTGGTACCGTGGTGAGAGGATCCAATCAAGACATCGCCATCAATCCCATGCTTTCAG ATGAGACTAATTTATGCAACGGTAAGCCAGTAGATGGACTGACTACTCTGCGCAATGGAACATTGGTTGCATTTCGAG GTCATTATTTCTGGATGCTGAGTCCATTCAATCCACCATCTCCACCTCGTAAAATTACTGAAGTTTGGGGTATTCCTTCTCCCATTGATACTGTTTTTACTCGATGCAACTGTGAAGGAAAAACTTTCTTCTTTAAG GATTCCCAATACTGGCGTTTCACCAATGACAGAAAAGATCCTGGGTACCCCAAACAAATTGTAAAAGGATTTGGAGGACTAAATGGAAAAATAGTGGCAGCACTCTCAATAGCTAAACACAAGGACAGACCTGAATCTGTGTATTTTTTCAAGAGAG GTGGCAGTGTTCAGCAGTATATTTATAAACAGGAGCCCATCAGAAAGTGCCCTGGAAGAAGGCCTGCTATCAATTATCCAGTGTATGGAGAAACAACACAGGTTAGGAGACGTCGCTTTGAACGTGCCATAGGACCTTCTCAAACACACACCATCAGAATTCACTATTCACCCATCAGAGTCTCTTATCAAGAAAAAG GTTTCCTCcataatgaagttaaaatgagttTACAGTGGAGAGGATTTCCAAATGTGGTTACTTCAGCTATAGCACTGCCTAACATCAGAAGACCTGATGGCTATGATTACTATGCCTTTTCTAGGA ATCAATACTATAACGTCGATGAACCCAGTAGAACAGCAAGAGTCATTACCACTCGTTCTGGGCGGAGCTTATCCAATGTTTGGTACAACTGTCCTTAG